A window of Gossypium raimondii isolate GPD5lz chromosome 7, ASM2569854v1, whole genome shotgun sequence genomic DNA:
GTTATATGCTTGCATAGAAAGATTGCATTGCAAGACCACAAGCTTGTATATTGGGTTGCTGGTGCTATGTCGGGTCTTTCTGTATTACTGGAGAAAAAAGCTAGACGTGGTGAACTTGCTCTCTATGTTCTTCCTCGAGCTGGAGAATCATGGTGGTATATTTTAGTAAACCGGCATCTGCTTCCTGATGTTAAAAATGCTGAGGTAGTTTTCTTTCTCACGAGAGCTTCTATGTTGGTCTAAGTGATAACCAACGTTTGCCCATATGCATCATTACACTGATAACTGAGTTGATTGTTTCTTATAAATTCGGTTCCTGACTTTATGCTTCGAAACTATCACAGGTGGCATTATTTTGTGCATGCATGGGAGGAATCATGTACTACCTCGAATATGAGCCAGATACCATGGCCCCATTCCTCAGAGGTCTTATCCGTCGCTTCTTGACTAGCAGAATAAGCAATCCTGGCCCTTCAGTTAGTCGAACAGCTTCCTATGCCTGCTTGCAGAATTTCGAGGCCATGAACAAGCCAAAAGTTCAGGACAACCAGCAAGTCGAAACTTCAACTTCTAAACAATACAACCTTGAATCCATACCGGGGCTCTAAGCACAATTTTGTTGCTTGTTATATCATCCCAGAAATTTCAGTCAACCAAGCATTCTTTGCAATTTATATTCACTTTGTCACTAAATATATTAGTAGATCATTAGACAAAGATTCAACTCCTCTTTAGGGCCAATAACTAAAATACAGGGGTCTATTTGTATTCCCGGAGTAGGATCAGTCGCAAAATCATGTGTATTTGGTAGTGCGCCATGGGAACAGTCATTGTTATTCAAGAAATGATTGAACCAGAAGAAATAATTTGATAGTAAATGTAAGATTTGCTCAAAAGGGTGAGCATTTGCCCTATAAGTTGCAGTCTATTCCATGTTTCATCTTGCCCCCAtgttatgtatgtatgtgaagaaaaaaaagatgtaACCATCATTGCAGGTTATAGAATTGTTACTCGAAAATAGCAGTTCAGGCTTGTTGGGTGCAAACGCTGTGAATGAAACCGATCTCTCAGCCCTTAATATGCTGTTGATGTTCCCAAGTGAAGGTGGCCATGGAGAAATCATGGACATTCTTTCTGGTGCCAGAGCTTTAAGGGCAAGAGATATGAGCCTCTCTGCAACGCCCTTGGAGGAGGTTTCTCACAACGGAAGAATTGGTGAACTTCAAGGTTAAGAAGGGCAAAATTTTGTCAAGCGAAGCACACAAGATGCTCTTAATCGTAGCCGGTTTGGTGGCAGCTAAACCAAAACAATAGTACTAGGAGTGTCATCAGCAAGATGCATCTTGCAGGTTGGTCTATTGCGGGCACTTCTAATGGagtttcattttctctctttgcGCTTTTCAACTTGGTAGGTTTCGGAATCTCACTTTATACGATCAAGCTCGCCAGAAAATTCCCACTGCATTTCAAGCTCGAAATGTTGTATATGTTGTGCTTTATATGATGCATTTTGTAGGTCGGGTTGGGTTGCTAAGTTTAAACCCAAGCTCTCGTGCTTCACAAGTCTCTTCGCAAAAGTTTACTGTTACAGTTTGTACTAGGAAATATTGTTGGTATGCCTTGATTGCCTTGTAAAAGAGCATTTCTTACCcacttctgtttttttttttataaaaaaaaactataaataactaaattaagaGGTTTGACCGTAAGAATGATCAATTGCTTCAACTACACGCATCAAGAACCTGTGCAGCCATTACATCATCCAAGATAAAAACATGGCAGACTTGTCATCTGCAGAATATAGTTTATTCCAATGAAAATCCTTTACATATTGCTTCAGTTCAAGGGCATGTTGATTTCATTAGAGAGGTTTTGAGACTAAAGCCCGAGTATGCAAAAGAAGTAAAAAGATGGTTTAACCCTCTTCATATGGCTGCTGCAAATGGGCATATTGAGGTTGTAAAAGAGCTTATGAATGTTGACCCAGAATTATGGTCTGGCGTCGAGGGTAAGGGGAACAAGACTCCTTTCCATTTTGCAATCATGAAAGGGAGGATCAATGTCATCAACGAAATGCTTTCGAGATATGAAGGGTGTATTCAGTGTGCGACAGTTCAAAGGGAGAGTGCTCTGCAGCTTGCTGTTAAGGACAGCAGTTTGAAGCaacttaatctatttttatggttaaaattttatgtcgCTGActaaataatcaaacaattacATATGAACATATAGGggccaatttttaatagtaaaactGGATAATACTTGGTAGTAGAGCAACTACTTTAGGCTTGTAGGAAATAAATGCAGTAAACAAAACTGGTTTCACTGCCCTGGATGTCCATCAGATGTTTCCTAGTGAGGCAGGTGACAGAAATCACGGAGATTCTTCGACAAGCTGGAGCAGTGAGTGCTAGAGATGTTATAATCCTCCTATTCCTTCCCGTGAATCTCATGATCAAGAACCAGACCACCCAAGAACACGACAGAGATGTCAACGGCTGACTGATAACTTGGTAGAGTATTTCAAGTTTAAGAAAGGCCGAGACTCTCCCAGCAAAGCTCACGGCTCTTTATTAATCATCGCTGTTCTGGTCACCACTGCGACCTTTCAGGTTGGACTCAGCCCTTCAGGGGGAACTTGTCAAGATAGTTATTTTCCGAACCCGAACAATGGGACCAGAGGCGGTGAAGCACACATAGCAGGGACCTCCATCATGGGGACTAACAGTGAAGTTACTTTTGCATTATTCATGGTTTTCAACTCGATGGATTTTTCAATGTCGCTTTCCATGATCAACATCCTCACAAGCAAATTCCCCCTGCAATTTGAGCTTCAGATTTGTATGGTTGCACTGTTTTTCACATACAACACCGCAATGACTTGCATTGCACCGAGTAGCGTAAGAGACTTCACCATTATAATGAAATCAGTGCTTTTGTCAATCATACTGACATTAACATCTGccgaaaaatattttggaaattatcCTCAAAGCTCAGCCTGGCCCGGCCCAAGTACACATCTAAGCACACTGCAAACTCGAGCAGAACCCGTGGAAAACCTGAAAACAACATAGAAGGAAAGACAAAGACTAATGCAAATGACATCTGTTACCATTCTTGAGGATCACATTTGCAAACATATCCCATTTGGCCACACATAATACAGAGAGGTTACTTTTCCTACATCAGTTTCAGGCATTAGATTGCATCCTTCGGATACATGACTGTATATGTAACTTTCATATGCATGGTAGTATGTATACCTTTCACATACATGAACAGTgtataaataagaaaaactcTGATGTGGAAGATCCTGGTAGACATATGCAGCTTCCATTGATATTGCAGAAGCTTGTCAACCTTTTTTTAGGCTAGTCTACTAGACTTGTTATAAAGCTCCAAGTAGGACCAAAACCGCACACAAATGAACAGTTCAGAACATCATAAAGGAGGCCAAACTATCAAGAGTGTTTGTACTGCTTCCTCcaccaagaaaaataaagtctaATCAATGTGTCGCAAACCAAAAAGGAAGATATTTTGTAAGACAAGGGTAATGATTACAGTGTCAAGATTACAAGCAAAGCACCTGTTAAGCAAACATACAGAGGGAAAACGTTTATGATGATCCATGAGGACCTAATAGCAAATCCTATATCCGGACtttcataaataaaagataaagtaACATAAAGAAACTAAGACCGCTGCATCTTGAGAGTTTGAAGAGATTCTATCATTGATCGGGAGATTTACATATTATATGTGTTCTATTACCAATTTTACACTCAATGCCACCAACTTTACTTGTACAAATACGACTCTGTAAGGAACCTCTAAAGACGGATGACTTTGTTTCCTGCTCGACCACTTTCTTAAGGGAACCACTAACGTCACCTAGTGCCCAAGCCAATGATATATGAGGCCTTGGATCCTGTAGGTTGACAAATACTATGATATAAGAATAAAATCATTGCTCTGCATTTTATGAAGTATTGATTAGACTTGGCAATTAATTATAACGGCACAGACCTTATAGAACTCGGGAAGATTGTGAAGCTTGTAAACCTCGTTAACAGCCTGAATTTGCTTAGTTATCTGCGAGTAAATTGCAACCAAGTAAATGCCATTTATTTGGAAATAAAAGAACAGTGGAATATAgagggaaaaggaaaagaactgCAAGATGAGCATCCCGATTTGTTCTACATAAGATATCCATCCTACTGAGAGCAGATACGACTTAAATACTTGATTGTCAGGAAATGAGAATAGAACAAATACCCGACCAGTATGACAAACCAGtgcaaaataaacattatttagAAGTTTTTACTCCAATTGAAGCATCAATCTCTAAATTATATACCACTTTTAGAAACATAACTTGGAAACCCAAGCATCTCTATACAAAATAAGATAGGCACTAAAGCTCTGGTATATCATCCTCTTTctttagcttttctttttcacttgagatgtccatatatataaacaatgaAAGCAAGCTCAATATGCAAAAGAATTACAATTtcagtaaaagaaaaaaggaaaactcCAGCACACTTACCTCGGGTAATCCTCCCGTAACGACTTCGAGTGAAAGAAAGGTGCGCGTTCGATCATCATTGATAAAAACCTCCCATTTGTTAAAATCAATCCAATACCTACTTGCAATAAGAACAAAGATCCAAACCATATCCTTGAATCATAAGGAAGAAAACCCAaagattatttatttaacaatggAACTAAGCATAATAATAGTAAAGAATAACATCAAACCGcttttgaaattgaagtttCTGGCGAAGCATTGTTACAATAGAGTCAATCTGGTGAACTCTAATAGGAACTGTCCTTCCTAAACTTATATGGAATTCCCTTCCCAATGCCACTTGTTCAAGTTTATGTTCTTCTTTACACAGTGTATTCAATGGAACATCAATATCCACAACATGGAGATTGGAAACCACGGATGAAACTCTCTTCAAAAATTGACCCATCTCTTTCTTTGATATAGACGGTAtaaaaactgaaataattaacagagtaaataaaaaaaaaaaaaggcaattcattcaattcaatattatcGATAAAGAACTGTGGCCATTCAAAAAAGTACCTGGAATGTAAACGTGCAAAGCATAGTTGCCTTCGACGTGAGGGAAGCTTCTCACTCTACTAGGCTGACCAGTTTGTAAGTAATCCAAAGATCCTTTTTTCattatcaagaaaaaaaatagttgatgagcaaaaagagtaaaatattttagtaaaagaaaGTTATGGGAAATTTGTTGTAGTTTGAATTACCAAGGGAATTGGGAGGGTGAAGGAGAGAAACAGGAGGCGGAGGGAGAGGAGACGACAGCGTCTCCTTGGATTGGGGATTGGAATTGGCGGGAAGAGACAGCGTAGGGGAGTGGTCGGAGTCGAAGTCCGATGAGTCGTCGTCTCCATATGTTGCTCTTAGCGCTTCCATATGGAATGGATACTTTGGGAAAGGTGGCTCTTTGTTTTCGAGGCTTTCCTTTCCTCTTCTACGGAACCGCTGCCACTTCCAGTTCGTATGTACGCTAAGTGCTTGATTTATTTCCGAAAAGACTAAACTTTTATTCCTTTAATCAAATTTGggagattttgatgttttagccaGTGGTTCGTCAAATTCACCGTTTATTcttaaacaaattattaaaaatatttaaattaattcatccAATCAAccaatttgatttaattgtaattttagttCCGAATTTACTAATGTGAAATTGGACTCGGtcattaaaattgattaaaagaaACAGCTTCATAAATCCATATTCCCCTTagaactttttcctttttatgtaTATTGGTTTTTtacaactaattaaattatactaaaagAATTAACTGTGAACAATGTAACATTTCTTTCCTATTAAAAGCTCTTTTTAGAGAAGTATTCCAGTGCCTATTTTCAATATTCCTCAAGAAATAGTGAATACACCTAATTatcattaatttcaaaagtgTTGAATCCAATTTGTAGATAACTTCAATAATTTCCAAACTTCCAAACTGTCTATTTACGTCAACACTTCATTTCTTTAGTTTTCCTACCATCTAATATACTAATTTTGTGTGTAACAGTAAAAAAGAATCAATTTATATATCATCAATATCTCTTCAACTGTTATAGACTTCTATTCATCGTTTAATAActctaattaaattatatttaatcattCTCAAAACTCATACTCattatccaaatttatttttccacatGTGACAATAGTTCATCAATCTAAGAcaaggtatcaataccaatGGCTATGGTACATTGACCGACAAAAAATCcagtttaaaaattgatttgggTCAGTATCAAAAACTTCATAAAAGAGGTAGCctcaaaacacatttaaatcatCCTCTCAAAGCCATAAAAACATCATCAATTCACTTCTAAACACATGTAGACTTCCTCATGCAAAATATAACATGCATTGGCATCAAACTACTACCTTCTAACTCAAGTAAGCTTCACTTGCCTTTCAAGTCACTTGTTTTAGCTTACAGTTGCCAACTTATAACCAATGTTGACTTCACATTTCTTCCTTCCCCAACcaaaagtctttatacttaaacTTAGTATTAAACTAACCTTTAATTCATCtttcattatttacttaaatgATATGCCGCACTCTACAATAGCACAGTGTGTTAGTAATCAAATAAGGAATGATGATACTCAAATATCAAATAGCCTCCATAACACCATATTGAACATCGTGCaataataaatgtatataaacatCAATTCCATAATCCCCATACCATTGCACA
This region includes:
- the LOC105785511 gene encoding uncharacterized protein LOC105785511, with the translated sequence MEALRATYGDDDSSDFDSDHSPTLSLPANSNPQSKETLSSPLPPPPVSLLHPPNSLGSLDYLQTGQPSRVRSFPHVEGNYALHVYIPVFIPSISKKEMGQFLKRVSSVVSNLHVVDIDVPLNTLCKEEHKLEQVALGREFHISLGRTVPIRVHQIDSIVTMLRQKLQFQKRYWIDFNKWEVFINDDRTRTFLSLEVVTGGLPEITKQIQAVNEVYKLHNLPEFYKDPRPHISLAWALGDVSGSLKKVVEQETKSSVFRGSLQSRICTSKVGGIECKIGNRTHIICKSPDQ